Proteins co-encoded in one Octopus bimaculoides isolate UCB-OBI-ISO-001 chromosome 9, ASM119413v2, whole genome shotgun sequence genomic window:
- the LOC106869151 gene encoding uncharacterized protein LOC106869151: protein MTMSSSSLPSSTSLKCFVCGHKTHSAACPSCACIHTPKKSIIDDKDRDEYEIVDNKLVCLGHSKEFSEFCTRCKTLCCKTCSSQLHSTCTKYLLPIDVAASEIHKELLSHKIDLEDFKSRIVKCMLNISDIKQLKDKQKDDVLKAYDDIFDMIVKAIESKKQQLLQVIRNDSDNTKSAKDLELRCNRELKYISEQMDLVDNSLEGQENKEIFFNRYSKCNVSRDLKTVLQEIENIMSDSSVYQLSQKKSKVFDLLLLELVSKLCPSEVYCNMSKETIKEQLLSLVTYLKPQRIFKFSTNTEDERVSKKYLNDMVVFNDGCIVLTDSFNNKLKLFSCSGHLISECILEYWPFGVCIWDDDMFVVSLPNVRKICFIKHLCPMSVSHYIVTKWSYYCLTKVDNGHLVCTHCLTSKVDIVRVNNNSLTLIRTIEPDILGEIANSVCYVTITPAGDIVISDHLNDCIICYGLDGSYKFTVKYIGKYPLDGPAGVCVDERFIYLSEMGQSRILRLTFSGTLSGVLVPKERNLIRPKAISIGPKRTIAVSNFTRQQSFIQVFQI from the coding sequence ATGACAATGTCTTCTTCATCGCTGCCGTCTTCTACCTccttaaaatgttttgtttgcgGTCACAAAACTCATTCTGCAGCCTGTCCGTCCTGTGCATGCATCCACACACCTAAGAAATCTATTATTGACGACAAGGACCGGGATGAGTATGAAATAGTCGACAACAAATTAGTTTGTTTGGGACACAGCAAGGAGTTTTCTGAATTCTGTACCCGTTGCAAGACCTTATGTTGCAAAACATGTTCGTCACAATTGCACTCAACATGCACTAAATATTTGCTGCCGATCGATGTTGCTGCAAGTGAAATACATAAAGAACTTTTATCTCACAAAATCGATTTAGAAGACTTTAAATCGCGTATCGTGAAATGCATGCTGAACATAAGCGATATCAAACAGTTGAAAGATAAGCAAAAAGATGATGTGTTAAAAGCATATGATGATATTTTCGATATGATCGTGAAGGCGATTGAATCGAAAAAGCAACAGCTACTGCAGGTTATCAGAAATGATTCGGACAATACCAAATCAGCTAAAGATTTGGAACTCAGGTGTAATCGAGAACTGAAGTATATCTCAGAACAGATGGACCTGGTCGACAATTCGCTCGAAGGtcaggaaaacaaagaaatattttttaatagatattCGAAGTGTAATGTTTCCAGAGACTTAAAGACAGttttacaagaaattgaaaatataatgagTGATTCTAGTGTTTACCAACTGAGTCAAAAGAAATCGAAAGTTTTCGATTTACTTCTATTGGAACTTGTATCGAAATTATGCCCATCCGAAGTATATTGCAATATGTCAAAAGAGACTATTAAAGAACAATTATTATCTTTAGTTACGTACCTGAAACCTCAacgaattttcaaattttctacaaatacagaAGACGAAAGGGTTTCTAAGAAATATCTCAACGATATGGTTGTATTCAATGATGGTTGCATTGTCCTAACAGATAGCTTTAACAATAAACTGAAACTGTTCTCTTGTTCCGGCCATTTGATTAGCGAATGCATTCTGGAATATTGGCCGTTCGGCGTATGCATATGGGATGATGACATGTTTGTGGTTAGCTTGCCAAATGTACGAAAGATCTGCTTTATAAAACACCTATGCCCTATGTCAGTGAGTCATTACATAGTGACAAAATGGTCTTACTATTGCCTTACTAAAGTGGACAACGGTCATCTGGTATGTACTCACTGTCTTACATCGAAAGTCGATATCGTTCGGGTAAATAACAATTCTTTGACTCTCATACGTACTATTGAACCAGATATTCTCGGAGAAATTGCCAACAGCGTGTGCTATGTGACTATAACACCAGCCGGTGACATAGTAATATCTGACCATCTTAACGATTGCATCATTTGCTATGGCCTGGATGGTAGTTATAAATTCACTGTCAAATACATTGGAAAGTATCCTCTTGACGGACCGGCGGGAGTCTGTGTGGACGAACGTTTCATCTATCTGTCAGAAATGGGTCAGTCACGTATACTGCGTTTAACTTTCAGTGGCACGCTCAGCGGAGTGCTTGTACCCAAAGAACGGAACCTCATTCGACCGAAAGCCATTAGCATCGGTCCAAAAAGGACGATTGCTGTTTCGAACTTTACACGTCAACAGTCTTTCATACAAGTTTTCCAAATTTAA